The Chloroflexi bacterium ADurb.Bin180 region GCATCGCTTCCTGGCTCAGCGCGTGCTCGTACGCCTCAGTCAGTGTCTGTTGTGGCCGAAGCACAAAGTACAGCAGCAACCCGGGGATGTTGAACACCAGCACCAGAAGCGTCACCAGTATCTGAACCAGCACATCGCGGCTGCGCGAGCGAATATCACGCACCGTCCAGATAACCAGGCTGAGCAAAAACAGCACCCCGTAGGCGCCCAGCAACATGAGCACAAAGCTCAGAATCGCTTTGATATTCGCAGGCAAAGTCATGCCGTAGTACCCTCCACCAGAAGTGGTGCCGATTATACAAGAGTTTCGCAGCAGCGGCCAAGTAACGCTATAATGGGCTGAGTCCGCCGGGACGGTCGGCTCCGCTCACTGGGAGCGGTATGGTGAAGGAGGTCGAGCCGAAATGCCCATGATTTCCGCTACCGTGGACAGCATCCGCGCCAGCCTCATGTCCAATCAGCGGGTCGTGCTGCTAAAGGACACCAACGCAGAACGTTACCTGCCCATCTGGATCGGGCCATTCGAGGCAGAAGCCATCGCTATGGCGCTGCAGCACGTCAAGCCACCGCGGCCGATGACCCACGACCTGCTCAAAGCTATTCTGGATGAGCTAGGGGCCACGGTCTCTCACATCCTGGTTAGCGAGCTGGCTGAGAATACCTTTCACGCTCTGATCGTGATGGATATCGACGACCGCCATCTGGAGATCGATTCAAGACCCAGCGATGCCATTGCGCTGGCTGTACGCTGTGGCGTTCCAATCTATATCGCCGAGGAAGTGATGGCCCAGGCCGGCATCACTCCCAGCGCCGAGCTAGAGCCACTCGAACCGGCAACTCCTGAGGAAAAACAGCAGCTCTCGGCATTCCGGGATTTTCTGGACAGTCTGGATTCTCACGAACCACAAGGCGGCTAGCACTATGACCATGGAGCGGTTGCCCCCACAGAACATAGAAGCAGAACAGTCCGTACTTGGCAGCCTTCTGATTGATCCGGAGGCCATCGTCAAGGTTGCGGCGTTCTTGCATCGCGAAGACTTTTCCCGGGAGGCCCATGCCCGGATCTACTCGGCGATCCTCGACCTCCATGAGCGCGAGGAGCCGGCTGATTTTGTGACGCTGACCGACGAGCTGCAGCGCCGCGGCCAACTGGAGATGGCAGGAGGCGCAGCCTATCTCACCTCTTTGATCAACAGCGTGCCAACTTCGATACACGTAGAGTACTATGCTCATATTGTCGAGCGCACAGCCATTCTGCGCCGCTTGATCGAGGCGGCATCCAAGATCGCGGGCCTGGCCTATGAAGAAGCCGAAGATGTGGATGCGGTCGTAGACCGCGCCGAACAGGTGCTTTTTGAGGTTTCGCAGAGGCGCGTCACGCGCGGGCTCGTTCCCATTAACACGATCTTGAACGAGTACTACGATCGCCTCGAGTACCTCCAACTACATCGAGGAGAGATGGTCGGCCTGCCTACTGGCTTTGTCGATCTCGACCGCCTTCTGGGAGGGCTGCAACGCTCGGACCTGATCATTGTCGCTGGTCGTCCAGGCATGGGCAAGAGCAGTCTGGGGCTGACCATTGCGAACAATGTCGCACTCAAGCACAACAAGGTGGTGGCCTTCTTTAGCCTCGAGATGTCGGGCGAGCAACTGGTACAGAGGCTCATCGCCGGCGAGACAGGCATCAGTTCACAGCGCCTGCGCACCGGCGATCTCGCCGACGCAGATTGGTCCAGGATGGTCAAGGCAAGCGGTACTCTCTCCGACTCTCTGGTCTTTGTCGATGACTCTCCCTCACCCTCGCCCATAGAGATCCGCACCAAGAGTCGCCGGCTGGCGGCAGAGTATGGGTTGGATTTGATCATCGTTGACTACTTGCAACTGCTGCGCAGTGGCATCCAATCGGAGAACCGTGTCCAGGAAGTATCGTACATCTCGCGCTCGCTCAAGGGTCTGGCCCGTGAGCTCAATGTGCCGGTCATCGCCATGTCGCAGTTATCCCGCGCCGTGGAGACTCGCTCCGACAAAAAGCCCATCCTGGCAGACTTGCGCGAGTCCGGGTCAATTGAGCA contains the following coding sequences:
- a CDS encoding Double zinc ribbon, which encodes MTLPANIKAILSFVLMLLGAYGVLFLLSLVIWTVRDIRSRSRDVLVQILVTLLVLVFNIPGLLLYFVLRPQQTLTEAYEHALSQEAMLKDIEERCVCPNCKRNVAAEYLVCPYCATELRQSCSNCQRPLDLNWTVCPYCGRKRVAEQPSSAAAPAVEEDEGA
- the dnaC_1 gene encoding Replicative DNA helicase is translated as MTMERLPPQNIEAEQSVLGSLLIDPEAIVKVAAFLHREDFSREAHARIYSAILDLHEREEPADFVTLTDELQRRGQLEMAGGAAYLTSLINSVPTSIHVEYYAHIVERTAILRRLIEAASKIAGLAYEEAEDVDAVVDRAEQVLFEVSQRRVTRGLVPINTILNEYYDRLEYLQLHRGEMVGLPTGFVDLDRLLGGLQRSDLIIVAGRPGMGKSSLGLTIANNVALKHNKVVAFFSLEMSGEQLVQRLIAGETGISSQRLRTGDLADADWSRMVKASGTLSDSLVFVDDSPSPSPIEIRTKSRRLAAEYGLDLIIVDYLQLLRSGIQSENRVQEVSYISRSLKGLARELNVPVIAMSQLSRAVETRSDKKPILADLRESGSIEQDADVVLFIYRDEQYDTDTDRKNIADILIAKHRNGPTGQISLRFVSEQTKFTDLDTYHDELGYVPEPEAT